One Deltaproteobacteria bacterium DNA segment encodes these proteins:
- a CDS encoding hexameric tyrosine-coordinated heme protein, with translation MAETWLTTLITATPQEGFELAILLSRRGVKYTQPDADVLKALRPEYANSADALTAASHVIAVNFQTIAAANDYWRK, from the coding sequence ATGGCAGAAACCTGGCTGACCACACTGATCACCGCGACGCCGCAGGAAGGGTTCGAGCTGGCCATCCTGCTCAGCCGCCGTGGAGTCAAGTACACACAACCCGATGCGGACGTGCTGAAGGCGCTTCGACCCGAGTACGCCAACTCCGCCGATGCCCTCACCGCTGCATCGCACGTGATCGCCGTCAACTTCCAGACCATCGCGGCAGCGAATGACTACTGGCGGAAGTGA
- a CDS encoding MCE family protein: MGRKANPVIIGAFVVGAVALAVAGIVVFGSGRFFADTTPFVMYFTGSVDGLSVGSPVKFKGVEIGGVTQIQLDLGEEARIPVWIEIDNRKIVARGADRLPSDPTRLKVAIDRGLRAQLNAQSIVTGLLFVQLDYRPETPAVLVAPPESGFNEIPTIPTTLEQAQQAAAEVIANLKNFDFASFSNALRASIDGINATVNAPGLQRALQSLPETLVALNQTLASVQKLAVGLDQKSGPLLTSLNQASERTAVAVEQARATLQSVQGLADAGSPLAGQLVGVLEELRGTARSIRLLADYLERNPSALVRGREVEDR, translated from the coding sequence GTGGGTAGGAAGGCGAATCCCGTCATCATCGGCGCCTTCGTGGTCGGCGCGGTCGCGCTCGCCGTCGCCGGCATCGTGGTGTTCGGGTCGGGGCGGTTCTTCGCCGACACCACGCCGTTCGTCATGTATTTCACCGGCTCGGTCGACGGGTTGAGCGTCGGCTCCCCGGTCAAGTTCAAGGGCGTCGAGATCGGCGGCGTCACGCAGATCCAGCTCGATCTCGGCGAGGAGGCGCGCATCCCGGTCTGGATCGAGATCGACAACCGGAAGATCGTGGCGCGCGGCGCCGATCGGCTCCCGAGCGATCCGACGCGGCTCAAGGTCGCGATCGATCGCGGGCTGCGCGCGCAGCTGAACGCGCAGAGCATCGTGACCGGTCTCCTCTTCGTGCAGCTCGACTACCGTCCCGAGACGCCCGCCGTGCTGGTGGCGCCGCCGGAGTCCGGCTTCAACGAGATCCCGACCATCCCGACGACGCTCGAGCAGGCGCAGCAGGCCGCCGCCGAGGTCATCGCGAATCTGAAGAATTTCGACTTCGCGAGCTTCAGCAATGCGCTCCGCGCCTCGATCGACGGCATCAACGCGACGGTGAACGCACCCGGCCTGCAAAGGGCGTTGCAGTCGCTGCCCGAAACGCTCGTCGCCCTGAACCAGACGCTCGCGAGCGTGCAGAAGCTGGCGGTCGGCCTCGATCAGAAGAGCGGCCCGCTCCTCACGAGCCTGAACCAGGCGTCGGAGCGGACCGCGGTCGCCGTCGAGCAGGCGCGCGCCACGCTGCAGAGCGTCCAGGGCCTCGCCGACGCCGGGTCGCCGCTCGCGGGACAGCTCGTCGGCGTGCTCGAGGAGCTGCGCGGCACGGCGCGCTCGATCCGGCTGCTCGCCGACTATCTCGAACGCAACCCGAGCGCCCTCGTGCGGGGGCGGGAGGTGGAGGATCGATGA
- a CDS encoding membrane integrity-associated transporter subunit PqiC, translated as MSVARSWTVALATLAVAAAGCTLLSPRHDPSRFYTLSARVPAAPVGRGEPLSVVVGAVTLPAYLDRNEVAVRVSASELKYALAERWAEPLVQNVTRVLVEDLGNALASDRIASLATAPTATPDFWLEVVFVRFEADAAGNAQLTARWAVRDTGRRILRIRQSQHAGRAGAPTTEGGVDAMSAALGDLAEEMAGVLQELAAERRAPRV; from the coding sequence ATGTCCGTCGCCCGCTCGTGGACGGTGGCGCTCGCCACGCTGGCGGTGGCCGCCGCCGGATGCACGCTGCTCTCGCCGCGCCACGACCCATCGCGCTTCTACACGCTCTCGGCGCGCGTTCCCGCGGCGCCGGTCGGGCGCGGCGAGCCGCTCAGCGTCGTCGTCGGAGCGGTCACGCTGCCGGCCTATCTCGACCGCAACGAGGTCGCGGTCCGCGTCAGCGCGAGCGAGCTCAAGTACGCCCTCGCCGAGCGCTGGGCCGAGCCGCTGGTGCAGAACGTCACGCGCGTCCTCGTCGAGGATCTCGGCAACGCGCTCGCCAGCGATCGGATCGCGTCGCTCGCGACCGCGCCGACCGCGACGCCGGACTTCTGGCTGGAGGTCGTCTTCGTGCGATTCGAGGCCGACGCCGCCGGCAACGCCCAGCTCACCGCGCGCTGGGCCGTCCGCGACACCGGCCGCAGGATCCTCCGCATCCGGCAGTCGCAGCACGCCGGCCGCGCCGGCGCCCCCACCACCGAGGGCGGCGTCGACGCGATGAGCGCCGCCCTCGGCGATCTGGCGGAGGAGATGGCGGGCGTGCTCCAGGAGCTCGCGGCGGAGCGGCGCGCGCCGCGCGTCTGA